A region of Homo sapiens chromosome X, GRCh38.p14 Primary Assembly DNA encodes the following proteins:
- the MAGEB5 gene encoding melanoma-associated antigen B5: protein MTSAGVFNAGSDERANSRDEEYPCSSEVSPSTESSCSNFINIKVGLLEQFLLYKFKMKQRILKEDMLKIVNPRYQNQFAEIHRRASEHIEVVFAVDLKEVNPTCHLYDLVSKLKLPNNGRIHVGKVLPKTGLLMTFLVVIFLKGNCANKEDTWKFLDMMQIYDGKKYYIYGEPRKLITQDFVRLTYLEYHQVPCSYPAHYQFLWGPRAYTETSKMKVLEYLAKVNDIAPGAFSSQYEEALQDEEESPSQRCSRNWHYCSGQDCLRAKFSSFSQPY from the coding sequence ATGACTTCTGCAGGTGTTTTTAATGCAGGATCTGACGAAAGGGCTAACAGTAGAGATGAGGAGTACCCATGTTCCTCAGAGGTCTCACCCTCCACTGAGAGTTCATGCAgcaatttcataaatattaaggTGGGTTTGTTGGAGCAGTTCCTGCTCTACAAGTTCAAAATGAAACAGCGTATTTTGAAGGAAGATATGCTGAAGATTGTCAACCCAAGATACCAAAACCAGTTTGCTGAGATTCACAGAAGAGCTTCTGAGCACATTGAGGTTGTCTTTGCAGTTGACTTGAAGGAAGTCAACCCAACTTGTCACTTATATGACCTTGTCAGCAAGCTGAAACTCCCCAACAATGGGAGGATTCATGTTGGCAAAGTGTTACCCAAGACTGGTCTCCTCATGACTTTCCTGGTTGTGATCTTCCTGAAAGGCAACTGTGCCAACAAGGAAGATACCTGGAAATTTCTGGATATGATGCAAATATATGATGGGAAGAAGTACTACATCTATGGAGAGCCCAGGAAGCTCATCACTCAGGATTTCGTGAGGCTAACGTACCTGGAGTACCACCAGGTGCCCTGCAGTTATCCTGCACACTATCAATTCCTTTGGGGTCCAAGAGCCTATACTGAAACCAGCAAGATGAAAGTCCTGGAATATTTGGCCAAGGTCAATGATATTGCTCCAGGTGCCTTCTCATCACAATATGAAGAGGCTTTGCAAGATGAGGAAGAGAGCCCAAGCCAGAGATGCAGCCGAAACTGGCACTACTGCAGTGGCCAAGACTGTCTCAGGGCGAAGTTCAGCAGCTTCTCTCAACCCTATTGA